In one window of Mesorhizobium sp. B2-1-1 DNA:
- a CDS encoding YqgE/AlgH family protein, whose translation MDLLRHKKTAAGSGFLDDQFLIAMPGMKDDRFTRSVIYICAHSDEGAMGLIINQTQQMLFPDLLVQLGIMNEHEAIRLPARTRDFVVRNGGPVDRSRGFVLHTGDYRVESSLTVSDDVCLTATVDILRAISSGRGPRHALMALGYSGWGAGQLETEIAENGWLTCPATPELLFDTDIERKYDRILASIGIDLAHLSVAAGHA comes from the coding sequence ATGGACTTGTTGCGCCACAAGAAGACGGCCGCCGGCAGTGGCTTTCTCGACGATCAGTTCCTCATCGCCATGCCTGGCATGAAGGACGACCGTTTCACGCGCTCGGTCATCTACATTTGCGCCCACAGCGATGAGGGCGCGATGGGCCTGATCATCAACCAGACGCAGCAGATGCTGTTTCCGGACCTTTTGGTGCAACTTGGCATCATGAACGAGCACGAGGCGATCCGGTTGCCCGCCCGTACCCGTGATTTCGTCGTTCGCAATGGTGGGCCCGTCGACCGCAGCCGCGGCTTCGTGCTGCATACGGGCGATTACCGGGTGGAGTCTTCGCTGACCGTTTCCGACGATGTCTGCCTGACCGCGACCGTCGACATATTGCGCGCCATATCGTCGGGCCGGGGACCCCGTCACGCGCTGATGGCGCTGGGCTATTCGGGTTGGGGCGCCGGCCAGTTGGAAACCGAGATAGCCGAAAACGGCTGGCTGACCTGTCCGGCCACTCCGGAGCTTCTGTTCGATACCGACATCGAGCGCAAATACGACCGGATTCTCGCCTCGATCGGCATCGACCTCGCGCATTTGAGTGTAGCGGCCGGCCACGCCTGA